The Corynebacterium confusum genome has a window encoding:
- a CDS encoding acyltransferase, protein MSIHISPGASVASTAETSNAHNVRLEKGAQIGDAVAIEGTAILKDAAKLSAGVRVTGVVFLGADSEVGVSTRIDGELRAGQRVEIGSNCAVFGNVIAQNDVIIGDSVVVTTCTSGLGPAHKRVPADDREMTTNIGAGSYVGNGVVIKGGVEIGAGCFVEDYAVVSGDLPDDHHLAVTGRASFIPAEGVPGVVPLSEAQPDISSLVPSEVSEFGIDLDSPGVSQGRCRLPDKGILDYLYLNQGSETLFVVFHGAIDRKKYRLPRFEWFNTMRRAGVNSLFIADPALLSHPELRLGWYLGTLEFDFLRYLAGKVSEIVRATQAKRVVFFGFSGGGFAALRISTMLPDSVALVIDPDTTVPALNEDGSMQWPFFSFLRNVMPSLAPDKVVASHIDPQWDAPIRERLSVLEQYNVSVPNHVLYLTNQNDGFHSKHFLPFAESQHEDNDFRVVQYEGPFAHTLPPKSMIESAIQVAVSFTERLRQR, encoded by the coding sequence TTGTCGATTCACATTAGTCCCGGTGCATCCGTTGCGAGTACGGCGGAAACATCTAATGCGCACAACGTGCGTCTCGAAAAGGGAGCACAAATTGGCGATGCCGTGGCAATTGAAGGTACTGCAATATTGAAAGACGCGGCGAAGCTTTCGGCCGGGGTCCGTGTGACTGGTGTCGTTTTCCTCGGTGCAGACTCTGAAGTTGGGGTGTCTACCCGAATCGATGGTGAGCTACGCGCAGGTCAGAGGGTGGAGATCGGTAGCAATTGTGCGGTCTTTGGGAATGTAATAGCTCAAAACGACGTGATTATCGGTGATTCAGTCGTCGTGACTACTTGTACATCCGGTCTGGGGCCAGCTCATAAGAGAGTACCGGCGGATGACCGCGAGATGACGACCAATATCGGTGCTGGGAGCTATGTGGGCAATGGAGTCGTGATTAAAGGCGGTGTTGAGATTGGGGCGGGATGTTTCGTCGAAGATTATGCGGTAGTCTCTGGCGATCTTCCAGATGACCATCATCTTGCAGTGACCGGGCGTGCCTCGTTTATCCCGGCTGAAGGTGTGCCTGGTGTGGTTCCCTTGTCTGAAGCTCAACCCGATATTAGCTCGCTCGTGCCTAGTGAGGTTTCGGAGTTTGGCATTGACCTAGATTCTCCCGGCGTGAGTCAAGGTCGCTGCCGACTACCGGATAAGGGAATTCTTGACTATCTGTATCTCAATCAAGGAAGTGAAACTCTCTTTGTAGTCTTCCATGGCGCTATCGACCGAAAAAAGTACCGGCTGCCGAGGTTTGAATGGTTTAACACCATGAGGCGCGCAGGAGTGAATAGCCTATTTATTGCGGATCCAGCGCTACTTAGCCATCCGGAATTAAGGCTCGGATGGTATCTGGGAACTCTGGAGTTTGATTTTCTCCGATACCTGGCTGGAAAGGTCTCGGAGATTGTCCGCGCTACGCAGGCCAAGAGGGTCGTATTCTTCGGCTTTTCTGGTGGAGGATTTGCTGCATTGCGTATTTCGACGATGCTCCCAGACTCGGTAGCGCTGGTAATTGATCCAGACACGACAGTGCCGGCGTTGAACGAAGATGGTTCTATGCAATGGCCGTTCTTCAGTTTCTTGAGAAACGTTATGCCTTCGCTTGCTCCCGACAAGGTGGTCGCCAGCCACATCGACCCTCAGTGGGATGCTCCGATTCGAGAACGACTTTCAGTGTTAGAGCAGTACAATGTGTCGGTACCGAACCATGTCCTTTACCTCACAAATCAAAACGATGGTTTCCACTCAAAGCACTTTCTTCCCTTTGCGGAATCACAACATGAGGACAACGACTTCCGAGTCGTGCAGTACGAAGGTCCTTTCGCCCACACACTGCCACCGAAGTCGATGATCGAAAGCGCGATTCAGGTGGCTGTGAGCTTTACAGAGCGTTTGCGTCAAAGATAA
- a CDS encoding DUF6492 family protein: METAQIPIASIFYEKDFRLAILQALSIDRLFEKSGLCEYTVIANGSDDEALREQFLNALGNVVSSEFKSLVRVKTFSEILPGIDKTGYYDQQAIKLAISRYYKERFGEEAPNYLMLDSKNHFVRPSSVEDFFHAGRPVTARVAISPYWKKYVERSRLAVEIPESFFDNLMTPSITPCVFFTDVAVELVDFLEKKYETHLLRALSQSGGTEFLLYVAWLEKQDQLGLYHRSALPVRTLFTQHPDSDSGVEKMLDELVEKGIPLFGLHRNRLPKLSEEHRQRISDIWGRSLLAPWEDSNWFLTPATVN, from the coding sequence ATGGAAACCGCGCAGATCCCAATAGCAAGCATCTTTTATGAGAAGGACTTCCGGCTTGCGATCTTGCAAGCTCTATCGATTGACCGGCTTTTTGAAAAATCCGGTCTTTGCGAATATACGGTTATCGCCAACGGTAGTGACGATGAGGCGCTCAGGGAGCAGTTCCTAAATGCACTTGGAAACGTCGTTAGCAGTGAGTTTAAGTCGCTAGTAAGAGTTAAGACGTTTTCTGAAATTCTACCGGGCATAGATAAGACTGGTTACTACGATCAGCAAGCGATCAAGTTGGCTATCTCTAGGTACTACAAGGAACGGTTCGGCGAAGAAGCTCCCAATTACTTGATGCTAGATTCGAAAAATCATTTCGTTCGACCAAGTTCAGTGGAGGACTTCTTTCACGCTGGTCGTCCTGTAACTGCTCGTGTGGCTATCTCGCCATACTGGAAAAAATACGTCGAACGATCCCGCCTAGCAGTTGAGATTCCAGAGTCGTTTTTTGACAACTTGATGACCCCCTCAATTACTCCTTGTGTCTTCTTTACGGATGTCGCAGTTGAATTGGTGGATTTTCTCGAGAAGAAGTACGAGACGCATCTGTTGAGGGCGTTGTCTCAAAGCGGTGGTACCGAATTCTTGCTATATGTGGCTTGGCTAGAGAAGCAGGATCAGCTTGGGCTGTATCACCGGAGCGCGTTGCCTGTTCGGACCCTTTTCACCCAGCATCCTGACTCAGACTCGGGCGTCGAAAAAATGCTGGATGAGTTGGTCGAAAAGGGTATACCGCTCTTTGGTCTCCACCGCAATAGGCTTCCGAAACTATCTGAGGAGCATAGGCAAAGAATTTCGGATATTTGGGGTCGGTCGCTCCTTGCCCCGTGGGAAGACAGCAATTGGTTTCTCACCCCGGCAACCGTAAATTAG